From a single Nostoc sp. MS1 genomic region:
- a CDS encoding Rrf2 family transcriptional regulator: MELSNKSEYALLALLELADRYTSGESLQIRQMAVLQDIPNRYLEQLLATLRRRGLIKSIRGAKGGYVLARDPRTITLLDAVSCMEGIDAVAPGVDKNTTHIETQLIQEVWQEACQAANAVLQKYTLQDLCDRRAIHGNKELMYYI, encoded by the coding sequence GTGGAACTCTCTAACAAATCTGAATATGCACTTTTAGCCTTGTTGGAACTGGCGGATCGTTACACCAGTGGCGAATCCCTGCAAATTCGACAGATGGCTGTGTTGCAAGATATACCTAATCGATATTTAGAACAACTACTAGCTACTTTAAGGCGACGAGGTTTAATTAAAAGTATTCGCGGCGCTAAAGGAGGCTACGTCTTAGCACGAGACCCGCGTACAATTACTCTACTGGATGCAGTCAGCTGTATGGAAGGTATCGATGCAGTTGCGCCAGGGGTAGATAAAAATACTACACACATTGAAACTCAACTCATCCAAGAAGTTTGGCAAGAAGCTTGTCAGGCGGCTAATGCAGTTTTACAAAAGTACACACTCCAAGACCTTTGCGATCGCCGCGCTATCCACGGCAACAAGGAATTAATGTACTATATTTAA
- a CDS encoding glucosamine-6-phosphate deaminase, with protein MVAATNFFHVDHLSVQIYKSEADMAFDVAAIVSKYLQSVLEQQQTAAVVLATGNSQLKFLDALIALGGVDWSKVTLFHLDEYLGITADHPASFRRYLRERVEKRVSPQKFHYIEGDTLQPLAECDRYSQLLQAQPIDLCCLGIGENGHLAFNDPSVANFQDPYSVKLVKLDSVNRQQQVNTGQFPNIDHVPQYAFTVTLPLICSARKILCLAPGKRKAQIVKQLLQGVIDKACPASVLRRQPQATLFLDSNSANLLEF; from the coding sequence ATGGTAGCCGCTACAAACTTTTTCCATGTTGATCATCTATCGGTACAAATTTACAAATCTGAAGCCGACATGGCTTTTGATGTTGCAGCAATTGTCAGTAAGTATTTGCAATCTGTACTTGAACAACAACAGACGGCTGCTGTTGTGTTAGCGACAGGAAATTCTCAACTCAAATTTTTGGATGCTTTGATTGCTTTGGGTGGCGTAGATTGGTCAAAAGTTACTTTGTTTCATTTAGATGAATATTTAGGAATTACGGCTGATCATCCTGCAAGTTTTCGCCGTTATCTACGGGAACGTGTAGAAAAGCGAGTTAGTCCGCAAAAATTCCATTATATTGAGGGTGATACGTTGCAACCCTTGGCAGAATGCGATCGCTATTCTCAATTGCTGCAAGCACAACCTATAGATTTATGCTGTCTAGGTATTGGCGAAAATGGACACTTGGCTTTTAATGATCCGTCAGTAGCGAATTTCCAAGACCCTTACAGTGTCAAGTTGGTAAAACTAGACTCTGTAAACCGCCAACAACAAGTGAATACAGGTCAATTTCCTAATATTGATCATGTACCTCAATATGCTTTTACTGTGACTTTGCCTTTAATCTGTTCCGCTAGAAAAATATTGTGTCTCGCGCCAGGGAAACGGAAAGCACAGATTGTCAAGCAATTGTTACAAGGTGTAATTGATAAAGCTTGTCCAGCTTCTGTTTTACGCCGACAACCACAAGCAACTCTATTTTTAGACAGTAATTCAGCCAACTTGTTAGAGTTTTGA
- a CDS encoding HAD family hydrolase, whose product MLSAILFDLDGTIVNSDPIHYQAWQQILLRYNIEIDEVFYKSRISGRLNPEIVQDILPELSVAEGVKFADEKEALFRQLASYLQPLDGFAELLEWTKTHNLKRALVTNAPRLNAKFMLDVLGITAAFDQIVIADDCVAGKPNPAPYQVALSKLKITAENAIALEDSPSGIRAAVGAGIQTIGIASTHEPEVLQKVGAFMVVPDFTDLHLWTLLNSSIEGDLSLLQKN is encoded by the coding sequence ATGCTATCTGCCATTCTTTTTGACTTGGACGGTACTATTGTCAATAGTGACCCCATACATTACCAAGCTTGGCAACAAATATTGTTGAGATACAATATAGAAATTGATGAAGTATTTTACAAATCCCGAATTAGTGGTCGGTTAAATCCAGAAATTGTTCAAGATATTTTGCCAGAACTGTCAGTAGCAGAAGGTGTAAAGTTTGCAGATGAGAAAGAAGCACTGTTTCGTCAATTAGCTTCTTATCTGCAACCACTAGATGGATTTGCTGAACTGCTAGAGTGGACGAAAACACATAATTTAAAGCGTGCTTTAGTAACGAATGCGCCGAGATTAAATGCAAAGTTTATGTTAGACGTATTAGGAATAACAGCAGCGTTTGACCAAATTGTTATAGCTGATGATTGTGTAGCGGGTAAACCAAACCCAGCACCGTATCAAGTTGCTTTAAGTAAGTTAAAAATTACAGCAGAAAATGCGATCGCTTTAGAAGACTCGCCTTCAGGGATTCGTGCAGCCGTAGGTGCAGGTATTCAGACTATTGGTATTGCCTCCACTCATGAACCCGAAGTTTTACAAAAAGTCGGTGCATTTATGGTAGTTCCTGATTTTACAGATTTGCATCTTTGGACATTACTTAATTCATCAATTGAAGGAGATTTGAGTTTATTGCAGAAAAATTAA
- a CDS encoding GAF domain-containing protein, whose translation MVIDYQQPKILLIDNSWEIWSTLSEFFAEKKYLLHQINAANVSISSVIDFMPNLIFINDSINKNDGYFICQELKAEKATQYINIILLTHLDNLSKNYTYFQLGISDFISKPLRKDECFIRINNQLNLRNYYKDNNYVEDGLGSNQECCLQIAEINNKKTHNQLLDSIIVNKDKKLESQNKTPQFLQNNTIKLYKHNLVLTELAKNKILYQGDVKAAFAEITTVASQNLHVERASIWLYNETATQIQCIDLFEYSRNQHSEGLCVLAADYPAYFQALHQEEAIAADHAHTDPKTRELSENYLTPLNIISLLDTPIRLAGKTVGVLSLETVGIAHHWTPEDQNFARSLTNLASLALEARERQRVQAAYRISEQKLASAFRASPDPIVLCTYPETRYIEVNDSFCRLFGYHRSQVIGNTDKELNIWVNIQEPYFLAQILEQTKTIRNHEVDFRTSSGEIKTALFSAELIEIDGQKYILGTAKDITERKQAEAESRLLLLTTQAIARAFDVKNALTLVLRVICQTIGWDFGEAWTPKRESLVLEHSLVCYCEESDLEEFCYQSQNLTIAPGEGLPGRVWQTQQPEWIEDISQLKPPQFLRSPQAAKVGLRAGFGIPIIARKEVLAVLIFFKRSSTLVDKRLLMLLGAVATQLGALIERKLIEAAHRNSEERLQLALEASDLGLWDWNLKTGKIYRDCRWQKMLGYPEQEKEDDQLPLRQLIHPEDLPAVRSAITCHLQGITPIYEIEVRLLCVSGDWKWIQSRGQIVERDEQGTPLRMTGTHKDVTERKILEKELQLREARLNAFFSGAPVGMSILDNQLRFVQINELIADIHGKSAQAHIGKTLQEIAPQIAPLITPYCQQVLLTGQPILNLELSLPVANQADRLRHFLVSYFPIPGENNQLSGVGTVIVEISDRKLVEEALRESAERQRAIAQVIQRMRQTLDLETIFAATTEELRQVLNCDRVLVYRFNSQRKGEFVAESVREGWISLIEAHKDDLNLAENTLENEYCLAKLLEITNNSSATPESNCLCIPNIYQAGFDNCYIEFLESLQAKAYIIVPILSGNQVWGLLATYQNSGPRQWKTGEINIVRQIGNQLEVALQQAQLLTQTQSQSQALQAAAFAADAANRAKSEFLANMSHELRTPLNAILGFAQIMSRDKTLSAEHQKNLTIINRAGEHLLDLINDILEMSKIEAGKITLNVHNFDLIHLLDNLQEMMQGRAAAKGLQLKFEYATNIVRHIRADESKLRQVLLNILGNATKFTETGSVTLRVRMEERGIGESSETGEQRNHALSTPYSLIFEIEDTGIGICDDEMGMLFEAFGQTEAGRNSQQGTGLGLAISRKYVQLMGGDISVTSTVGVGSTFSFHIKVDLVSAGEISPQPSVRFVLGLASQQREHRILVVDDVVDSRLLLVKVLSSVGFVVREATNGQEAVSIWQQWHPQLIFMDMRMPIMDGYTATHFIRVYEQENQPLIPNPHTIIIALTAHAFEEQRQTMLQVGCDDLINKPFSEQQILEKINQYLNIQYIYQEDTCSCLKNSEKIVASNDVLPLLATLPQEWLISLYNAAAQCSDDLIFQLIEEQSCENVDLKNYFADLAQNFQFEKIMEIISMSKGN comes from the coding sequence ATGGTTATAGATTATCAACAACCAAAAATCTTATTAATTGATAATTCTTGGGAAATTTGGTCTACCTTATCTGAGTTTTTTGCAGAAAAAAAGTATTTATTACACCAAATTAATGCTGCTAATGTGTCAATTAGTAGTGTTATTGATTTCATGCCCAATCTGATTTTCATAAATGATTCTATTAATAAAAATGATGGATATTTTATTTGTCAAGAATTAAAAGCTGAAAAAGCAACTCAGTATATAAATATAATTTTGTTGACACATTTAGATAATTTATCGAAAAATTATACTTATTTTCAATTAGGTATATCTGATTTTATTAGTAAGCCTTTACGCAAGGACGAATGTTTTATCCGAATTAATAATCAGTTAAATTTGCGAAATTATTATAAAGATAATAATTATGTTGAAGATGGTTTAGGAAGCAATCAAGAATGTTGCTTGCAGATAGCAGAAATAAATAATAAGAAAACACATAATCAACTGTTAGATTCAATAATAGTCAATAAAGATAAAAAGCTGGAGAGTCAAAATAAAACGCCACAATTTTTACAAAATAACACTATCAAGCTTTACAAGCATAATTTAGTCTTAACAGAATTAGCCAAGAATAAAATATTATATCAAGGTGATGTAAAAGCAGCTTTTGCAGAAATTACAACTGTGGCTTCTCAAAATCTACATGTGGAGCGAGCTAGTATTTGGTTATATAACGAAACAGCTACTCAAATTCAATGTATCGACCTATTTGAATATAGTCGTAATCAACATAGTGAAGGATTATGTGTATTAGCAGCAGATTATCCAGCTTATTTTCAAGCTTTACATCAGGAGGAAGCGATCGCCGCAGATCATGCTCATACAGATCCCAAAACTAGAGAACTTTCTGAGAATTACTTAACTCCCTTAAATATTATCTCCTTATTAGATACACCTATTCGTCTAGCAGGTAAAACTGTAGGGGTTTTATCCCTGGAAACAGTAGGAATAGCTCATCATTGGACACCAGAAGACCAAAATTTTGCTCGTTCTTTAACTAATTTAGCCTCCTTGGCATTGGAAGCACGAGAAAGACAACGTGTGCAAGCAGCATATCGCATTTCCGAACAAAAACTAGCATCAGCCTTTAGAGCATCCCCCGACCCCATTGTTCTGTGTACTTATCCAGAAACTCGTTATATTGAAGTTAATGATAGCTTTTGTCGCCTATTTGGATATCATCGTTCTCAAGTCATTGGCAATACTGATAAAGAATTAAATATTTGGGTAAATATACAAGAGCCTTATTTCCTCGCTCAAATTCTGGAACAAACTAAAACCATTCGCAACCATGAAGTAGATTTTCGCACTAGTAGTGGAGAAATTAAGACGGCACTGTTTAGTGCAGAATTAATAGAAATTGATGGACAAAAGTATATTTTGGGTACAGCTAAAGACATTACAGAACGCAAACAAGCAGAAGCAGAAAGCCGCTTATTACTTTTAACAACCCAAGCGATCGCCCGTGCATTTGATGTGAAAAATGCCTTAACCTTAGTATTACGGGTGATTTGTCAAACTATTGGCTGGGATTTTGGTGAAGCATGGACACCCAAGCGTGAATCTCTGGTTTTAGAGCATAGTTTGGTTTGTTACTGTGAAGAAAGCGATTTAGAAGAATTTTGTTACCAAAGTCAAAATCTAACCATTGCACCAGGTGAAGGACTACCCGGAAGAGTTTGGCAAACTCAGCAACCAGAATGGATAGAAGATATCTCTCAGTTAAAGCCGCCGCAGTTTTTGCGATCGCCACAAGCCGCAAAAGTAGGGTTAAGAGCTGGTTTTGGTATTCCCATCATTGCTAGAAAAGAAGTATTAGCCGTTTTGATATTTTTCAAACGCAGTTCCACCCTAGTAGATAAACGCCTCCTGATGCTATTGGGTGCTGTAGCCACCCAACTCGGTGCATTGATTGAACGTAAGCTAATAGAAGCAGCTCATCGTAACAGCGAAGAACGTTTACAACTAGCCTTAGAAGCCAGCGATTTAGGTTTGTGGGATTGGAATCTTAAGACGGGTAAAATTTATCGGGATTGTCGCTGGCAAAAAATGCTAGGCTACCCAGAGCAGGAAAAGGAAGATGATCAATTACCACTTAGGCAACTAATACATCCTGAAGATTTACCAGCCGTTAGATCAGCAATTACTTGCCATCTGCAAGGTATTACTCCCATTTATGAGATAGAGGTACGATTGCTTTGCGTTTCTGGCGATTGGAAATGGATACAATCTCGTGGTCAAATTGTAGAACGGGATGAACAGGGTACTCCTTTACGGATGACTGGTACTCATAAAGACGTTACAGAACGCAAAATTTTAGAAAAAGAATTACAACTGCGCGAAGCTCGTCTGAATGCCTTTTTCAGTGGCGCTCCTGTAGGTATGAGTATTTTAGATAATCAACTGCGGTTTGTGCAAATCAACGAGTTGATAGCAGATATTCATGGTAAATCGGCACAAGCACACATTGGTAAAACTCTCCAAGAAATAGCACCACAAATTGCTCCCCTAATTACCCCATATTGCCAACAGGTACTCTTAACAGGCCAACCAATACTTAATTTAGAATTGAGCCTTCCAGTCGCCAACCAAGCAGATAGGCTGCGTCATTTTTTAGTTTCTTATTTTCCCATTCCTGGGGAGAATAATCAGCTTTCTGGTGTGGGTACAGTCATAGTAGAGATTAGCGATCGCAAACTTGTAGAAGAAGCACTTAGAGAAAGTGCCGAAAGGCAAAGAGCGATCGCACAAGTAATTCAAAGAATGCGCCAGACTTTAGATTTAGAAACAATATTTGCCGCTACTACCGAAGAATTAAGACAAGTTCTTAACTGCGATCGTGTTCTAGTTTATCGTTTCAATTCCCAGAGGAAAGGTGAATTTGTCGCTGAATCTGTCCGTGAAGGTTGGATTTCTCTGATAGAAGCACACAAAGATGATCTCAATTTGGCAGAAAATACCCTAGAAAACGAATATTGTCTTGCCAAGCTTCTGGAGATTACCAATAACTCCTCAGCTACCCCAGAGTCTAACTGCCTTTGTATTCCAAATATTTACCAAGCTGGATTTGATAATTGTTATATCGAATTTTTAGAAAGCTTGCAAGCAAAAGCTTATATTATCGTCCCTATTTTATCTGGAAACCAAGTTTGGGGATTATTAGCAACTTATCAAAACTCTGGCCCTCGTCAATGGAAAACTGGCGAAATCAACATCGTAAGGCAAATTGGCAATCAACTAGAAGTAGCTTTGCAACAAGCACAACTTTTGACACAAACCCAAAGCCAATCACAAGCATTACAAGCAGCTGCCTTTGCCGCAGACGCAGCCAATAGAGCCAAAAGCGAATTTCTCGCTAACATGAGCCACGAATTGCGCACACCTCTCAACGCAATTTTAGGTTTCGCACAAATCATGAGCCGAGACAAAACACTATCAGCCGAACATCAAAAGAATCTGACCATTATTAACCGTGCAGGAGAACATCTACTCGACTTGATTAACGACATTCTAGAAATGTCAAAAATTGAAGCCGGCAAAATTACATTAAATGTTCATAACTTTGATTTAATTCACCTCTTAGATAACTTGCAAGAAATGATGCAAGGACGCGCAGCCGCCAAAGGTTTACAACTCAAATTTGAATACGCAACTAACATCGTCCGACACATCCGCGCCGACGAAAGTAAACTACGTCAAGTCTTACTCAACATCTTAGGCAATGCCACCAAATTTACTGAAACTGGTAGTGTTACCTTGCGGGTAAGAATGGAAGAGAGAGGAATAGGAGAAAGCAGTGAAACAGGAGAGCAGAGAAACCACGCACTCAGCACTCCCTACTCCCTCATCTTTGAAATAGAAGATACTGGTATTGGTATCTGTGATGATGAAATGGGTATGTTGTTTGAAGCTTTTGGACAAACCGAAGCTGGCAGAAACTCACAACAAGGTACAGGACTAGGTTTAGCCATTAGCCGTAAATATGTGCAACTGATGGGAGGAGATATTAGCGTTACTAGTACTGTAGGAGTAGGAAGTACATTTAGTTTCCATATAAAGGTAGATTTAGTATCTGCGGGTGAAATTTCCCCTCAGCCAAGTGTACGCTTTGTTCTTGGTTTAGCATCCCAGCAAAGAGAACACAGAATTTTAGTAGTAGATGATGTGGTTGATAGTCGGCTGTTGCTGGTAAAAGTTTTATCATCTGTTGGCTTTGTGGTGCGAGAAGCCACAAACGGACAAGAAGCAGTTTCTATCTGGCAACAATGGCATCCACAATTAATTTTTATGGATATGCGAATGCCAATTATGGATGGTTACACAGCTACCCACTTCATTCGCGTCTATGAACAAGAAAATCAACCGTTAATTCCTAATCCCCACACAATTATTATTGCTTTGACTGCTCACGCTTTTGAAGAACAACGTCAAACAATGCTCCAAGTAGGCTGTGATGATTTGATTAATAAGCCTTTCTCAGAACAACAAATTCTAGAAAAAATTAATCAATATCTAAATATACAATATATTTATCAAGAAGATACTTGTTCTTGCCTCAAGAACAGCGAGAAAATTGTCGCATCTAATGATGTATTACCTCTACTAGCAACACTACCACAAGAGTGGTTAATAAGTTTGTATAATGCTGCTGCCCAATGTAGCGATGACTTAATTTTTCAATTAATTGAAGAACAAAGCTGTGAAAATGTAGATTTAAAAAACTATTTTGCAGATTTAGCTCAGAATTTTCAGTTTGAGAAAATTATGGAAATAATTAGTATGAGTAAAGGTAATTGA
- a CDS encoding radical SAM protein, giving the protein MSATQSTPSPKCSSVYGPVKSWRFGNSLGIDPIGVVSTCSFNCVYCQLGKIQTHTSQRQIFVPTSQIIEDLQALTLDEQVDVVTLSGSGEPTLALNLGEILAIAKQLTKRPTVVLTNATLLRNTQVRHALKSADIVAAKLDAISSNQLQRVNQPVATINLPHILAGIEQFRGEYPGTLAIQTMVLSPWTTEMIEIYIQLIQRLQPNEIQLNVPTRPRTLVRQLEARGNDATGLISEAMHQLKCISAEIITTLANTINCATNIPVRYAPMN; this is encoded by the coding sequence ATGAGTGCAACGCAATCCACACCAAGTCCCAAGTGTTCCTCTGTGTATGGGCCTGTCAAATCTTGGCGATTTGGAAATTCTTTGGGTATCGATCCGATTGGGGTTGTGTCTACCTGCTCGTTTAACTGTGTTTACTGTCAGTTAGGAAAAATTCAAACACATACCAGTCAGCGTCAGATTTTTGTGCCTACATCCCAAATTATTGAGGATTTGCAAGCGCTTACTCTTGATGAACAAGTAGATGTAGTTACCCTCAGTGGAAGTGGCGAACCTACTTTAGCATTAAATTTAGGGGAAATTTTGGCGATCGCAAAACAACTCACAAAACGACCAACAGTAGTTTTAACCAACGCCACATTACTCAGAAATACTCAAGTCCGTCATGCTTTAAAATCAGCAGACATTGTTGCTGCTAAATTAGACGCAATTTCGTCAAATCAATTGCAGCGCGTCAACCAACCTGTAGCGACAATTAATTTACCACACATCCTTGCAGGTATCGAACAATTTCGAGGGGAATATCCAGGGACTCTAGCTATTCAAACTATGGTGTTGTCTCCTTGGACAACGGAAATGATAGAAATTTACATTCAACTTATACAGCGTTTACAACCTAATGAAATTCAACTTAACGTTCCCACTCGTCCCCGTACCTTAGTTCGACAATTAGAAGCAAGAGGGAATGATGCAACTGGATTAATCTCTGAGGCTATGCACCAACTTAAATGTATCAGTGCTGAGATTATCACCACACTAGCTAACACAATCAACTGTGCGACAAATATTCCAGTACGGTACGCGCCGATGAATTAG
- a CDS encoding 4Fe-4S single cluster domain-containing protein, producing the protein METQSTNPSITLPEIPPGYLNIMGYIDESEVNGPGCRAVVWVQGCPRECPGCFNPDSWPFEVNQLVSVDSLVEQILSKPQNQGVTFSGGEPFYQATALAELARKLKAAGLNVMSFTGFTLKQLQSESAPPGSQALLEQLDILIDGPFVESLAINSPDSPVSSRNQKVRVFNPAFADKITWASDQIEVHILKDGNRIVTGYQGWLELT; encoded by the coding sequence ATGGAAACTCAATCAACCAACCCATCAATTACACTTCCAGAAATTCCCCCTGGCTATCTCAACATCATGGGTTACATTGATGAGTCAGAGGTAAATGGCCCCGGTTGTCGTGCTGTTGTTTGGGTGCAAGGTTGTCCCCGTGAGTGTCCGGGGTGCTTTAATCCTGATTCTTGGCCATTTGAAGTCAACCAATTAGTTTCTGTAGATTCTCTCGTCGAGCAAATTTTGAGCAAACCGCAAAATCAAGGCGTAACATTCTCTGGCGGAGAACCATTTTATCAAGCAACAGCATTGGCGGAACTCGCGCGTAAGTTGAAAGCTGCTGGTTTAAATGTCATGTCATTTACAGGCTTCACCCTCAAACAATTACAATCTGAATCTGCGCCTCCTGGTTCTCAAGCATTATTAGAACAACTAGATATCTTAATTGATGGGCCGTTTGTTGAGTCTTTAGCAATCAATTCTCCAGATTCTCCTGTTTCTTCCCGAAATCAAAAAGTTCGCGTTTTTAACCCCGCCTTTGCAGATAAAATTACTTGGGCTAGTGACCAAATAGAAGTCCATATCCTCAAAGATGGGAATCGTATTGTTACGGGGTATCAAGGTTGGTTGGAATTGACATGA
- the ureE gene encoding urease accessory protein UreE, protein MLTLTQLKPANPDLAVTLTLALTAEERTRSRHRFEVEDGKVVFLRLPRGTVLRDGDILQDETNENLIRVVAKPEPVLTVIASTPLLLMRAAYHLGNRHVPVEITSNYLRLLPDPVLRTMLEHMGLEITAEVLPFQPELGAYGHHHAH, encoded by the coding sequence ATGTTGACTTTAACGCAACTTAAACCAGCAAATCCTGATTTAGCAGTTACTCTGACTTTGGCGCTGACAGCAGAAGAACGGACTCGCTCTCGTCACCGTTTTGAGGTAGAAGATGGAAAGGTAGTATTTTTACGCTTACCTAGAGGTACAGTTTTGCGGGATGGGGATATCCTTCAAGATGAAACTAATGAAAATTTAATTAGAGTTGTAGCTAAACCAGAACCAGTGTTAACTGTGATTGCTTCAACTCCGCTTTTGTTGATGCGAGCAGCTTATCATTTAGGTAATCGTCATGTGCCTGTCGAGATTACCTCAAATTATTTACGTTTATTGCCTGATCCAGTGTTGCGTACAATGTTAGAACACATGGGGTTAGAAATTACTGCCGAAGTTCTTCCCTTTCAGCCAGAATTAGGTGCTTATGGACACCATCACGCTCACTGA
- a CDS encoding urease accessory protein UreF, which translates to MDTITLTDSHFLHILQLASSTLPVGAYSYSEGLETLVENGAIANQGTLQQWLEAELKYGAIRLEAAVMVRAMQAATIGEMETLRYWNFWLSAARETQELRNSSWQMGRSLMQLLSTIQPQIQPFAETVGNPCNYAVAFGIAAAHWQIDIPVSLLAYLHSWVTNSITAGVKLIPLGQTAGQELLLQLQPLIIHTEVEIIALKDDEIACCSWGLSLASMQHETQYTRLFRS; encoded by the coding sequence ATGGACACCATCACGCTCACTGATAGCCATTTTTTACATATATTACAACTAGCTAGTTCTACTTTACCTGTAGGAGCGTACAGCTATTCCGAAGGGTTAGAGACATTAGTAGAAAATGGAGCGATCGCTAATCAAGGTACTCTGCAACAATGGTTAGAAGCTGAATTAAAATACGGGGCAATTCGCCTAGAAGCGGCTGTGATGGTAAGAGCCATGCAGGCTGCCACAATAGGAGAGATGGAAACATTACGCTATTGGAATTTTTGGTTATCTGCGGCCAGAGAAACCCAAGAATTACGCAACTCTAGCTGGCAGATGGGGCGATCGCTCATGCAGTTACTTAGTACAATACAACCACAAATTCAACCTTTCGCTGAGACTGTAGGCAATCCTTGTAATTATGCGGTTGCTTTTGGTATTGCTGCTGCTCATTGGCAAATTGATATTCCAGTTTCATTATTAGCATACCTACATAGTTGGGTAACTAATTCAATTACTGCGGGTGTCAAACTCATCCCCTTGGGACAAACAGCCGGACAAGAATTATTACTACAATTACAACCCTTAATTATTCATACAGAAGTAGAAATCATAGCTTTAAAAGATGACGAAATTGCTTGTTGTAGTTGGGGTTTATCCCTGGCAAGTATGCAGCACGAAACACAATATACTAGGTTATTTAGAAGTTGA
- a CDS encoding DUF6888 family protein, with protein MPSKPTSSQAIACVYICQSLSDMLQPIQLFRYDELYKHIFTLAGINEGIEVIIFENGEWEFNENDQT; from the coding sequence GTGCCATCAAAGCCAACCTCTAGTCAAGCAATAGCTTGTGTTTATATTTGTCAGTCCCTATCAGATATGTTGCAGCCAATACAATTATTTAGATATGATGAATTATATAAACATATATTTACATTAGCTGGTATTAACGAGGGGATAGAAGTAATCATTTTTGAAAATGGAGAATGGGAGTTTAACGAAAATGACCAAACTTGA
- a CDS encoding DUF6887 family protein, protein MTKLDFGQMTRQELKAYIRENPTDDEAIRELFLKRRSPHTKIYPSPENMTKEELLDIFRQKNDS, encoded by the coding sequence ATGACCAAACTTGATTTTGGACAAATGACCCGTCAAGAATTAAAAGCATATATCCGAGAAAACCCTACTGATGATGAAGCAATCAGAGAATTATTTCTTAAACGCCGTAGCCCTCATACTAAAATCTATCCTTCCCCAGAAAACATGACTAAGGAAGAGTTGTTAGATATTTTTAGACAAAAAAATGATAGTTAA
- the ureG gene encoding urease accessory protein UreG — MNAFRVGVAGPVGSGKTALVDALCKALRDRYKLAVVTNDIYTQEDAQFLVRSQALTSDRILGVETGGCPHTAIREDASMNLAAIEQLEQRFTDLDLVFLESGGDNLAATFSPELVDLTIYVIDVAAGDKIPRKGGPGITKSDLLVINKTDLAPYVGADLNVMERDAKKMRGDKPFIFTNLKTQQGLTNVIEFVCTHIC; from the coding sequence ATGAACGCTTTTCGTGTTGGGGTAGCTGGCCCAGTTGGTTCAGGGAAAACGGCTTTAGTCGATGCTTTGTGTAAAGCGTTGCGCGATCGCTATAAATTGGCGGTGGTGACAAATGATATATATACTCAAGAAGACGCTCAATTTTTGGTACGTTCTCAAGCTTTGACTAGCGATCGCATTTTAGGTGTAGAAACTGGCGGTTGTCCACACACGGCAATTCGAGAAGATGCTTCGATGAATTTGGCAGCAATCGAACAGCTAGAACAACGTTTTACCGATTTAGATTTAGTCTTTTTAGAGAGTGGTGGAGATAATTTAGCCGCTACCTTTAGTCCTGAATTAGTAGATTTAACAATTTATGTAATTGATGTTGCCGCAGGTGATAAAATCCCCCGTAAAGGCGGCCCAGGAATTACCAAATCCGATTTATTAGTAATCAATAAAACTGACCTTGCACCTTACGTTGGTGCAGATTTAAACGTCATGGAAAGAGACGCAAAAAAAATGCGTGGTGATAAACCCTTCATTTTTACCAACTTAAAAACTCAGCAAGGACTCACCAACGTAATTGAATTTGTCTGCACTCACATCTGTTGA